A single genomic interval of Oncorhynchus mykiss isolate Arlee chromosome 13, USDA_OmykA_1.1, whole genome shotgun sequence harbors:
- the LOC118938518 gene encoding oocyte zinc finger protein XlCOF6-like, protein MSEPKSSGSYCGVPAQRSSQWGPEMVLVKLEDCSQPLELNVIVKEEEEEREVKEEVEIKEEAEDMALKEEAEDMALKEEAEDMDLKEEAEDMALKEEAEDMALKEEEAENMALKEEEAEDMALKEEEAEDMALKEEEEMALKEEEEMAEEMEEEEAAEELALKEEEEQMALKEEEEAAEQMALKEEEEQMALKEEEEAAAEEERVVTEVENREEVDGNTDPGESSNPGSDSEPSSTASGNHKQHRRRNSRLKHHHCMDCFTSFYDPEELRRHTCRPQPCSDCRGSFICPIHLKSKQTQKRIMTYPCGQCEKICETPSKLKTHQITHTGEKPYHCTICGKGCSHSDQLKTHQRTHTGEKPYHCSQCGKSFSQLSTLRKHHLTHTGEKPYLCSHCGKSFRQLANLNAHQLIHTGEKPYHCSQCGKDFRHPRDLKSHQRTHTGEKPYHCSQCGKSFSQLSTLKKHQLTHTGEKPYLCSQCGKSFSRLCEMKAHQITHTGEKPYHCSQCGDSFTSLYFQKKHQLIHTGKKSFHCSQCGNSFSQSSTLKTHQITHTGEKAFHCSQCGKSFSHLSTLKTHQITHTGDKPHACSQCGKSFSLVGNLKRHQLSHTVEKPYCCSHCGKSFSQSSALKKHQRTHTG, encoded by the exons ATGTCTGAACCCAAGTCCTCGGGTTCTTACTGTGGTGTTCCAGCACAGAGAAGCTCACAGTGGGGTCCAGAGATGGTCTTAGTGAAGCTGGAGGACTGTAGTCAACCACTGGAACTCAATGTGATAgtcaaagaggaagaggaggagagagaagtcaaAGAAGAGGTAGAGAtcaaagaggaggcggaggacaTGGCCCtcaaagaggaggcggaggacaTGGCCCtcaaagaggaggcggaggacaTGGACCtcaaagaggaggcggaggacaTGGCCCtcaaagaggaggcggaggacaTGGCCCTCAAAGAGGAGGAGGCGGAGAACATGGCCCTCAaagaggaggaggcggaggacaTGGCCCTCAaagaggaggaggcggaggacaTGGCcctcaaagaggaggaggagatggccctcaaagaggaggaggagatggcggAGGAGATG gaggaggaggaggcagcggaGGAGCTGGCCCTcaaagaagaggaggagcagatggccctcaaagaggaggaggaggcggcggAGCAGATGGCcctcaaagaggaggaggagcagatggccctcaaagaggaggaggaggcggcggcggaggaggagagggtggtcACAGAAGTGGAGAACAGGGAAGAAGTAGATGGTAACACTGACCCAG GAGAGAGCTCCAACCCAGGTTCAGACAGTGAGCCCAGTTCCACAGCATCAGGAAACCATAAACAACACAGACGGAGGAACTCAAGACTGAAACATCACCACTGCATGGACTGCTTCACTAGTTTCTATGATCCAGAGGAGTTGAGAAGACACACTTGTAGGCCCCAACCCTGCTCAGATTGCAGAGGCAGCTTTATTTGTCCAATTCACCTCAAATCAAAACAGACTCAAAAAAGGATTATGACATACCCGTGTGGTCAATGTGAGAAGATATGTGAAACACCAAGCAAACTCAAGACGCACCAGataactcacacaggagagaagccataccACTGCACCATTTGTGGAAAGGGTTGCAGTCATTCGGATCAACTAAAGACACACCAGagaactcacacaggagagaagccttaccattgctcccaatgtggaaagagtttcagtCAGTTATCTACTCTGAGAAAACACCACctaactcacacaggagagaagccttacctcTGCTCTCATTGTGGGAAGAGTTTCCGTCAGTTAGCCAACCTAAATGCACACCAGttaattcacacaggagagaagccataccactgctctcagtgtgggaagGATTTCAGACATCCAAGAGACTTAAAGTCACACCAGagaactcacacaggagagaagccttaccactgctcccaatgtggaaagagtttcagtCAGTTGTCAACTCTGAAAAAACACCAGctaactcacacaggagagaagccttacctctgctctcaatgtgggaagagtttcagcaGGTTATGTGAAATGAAGGCACACCAGataactcacacaggagagaagccttaccactgctctcaaTGTGGGGATAGTTTCACCAGTTTATATTTCCAAAAGAAACACCAGCTGATTCACACAGGAAAAAAGTCAtttcactgctcccagtgtgggaaCAGTTTTAGTCAATCATCAACTCTGAAGACACACCAGataactcacacaggagagaaggccttccactgctctcagtgtgggaagagtttcagtcATTTATCAACTCTGAAGACTCATCAGATAACTCACACAGGAGATAAGCCTCACGCctgctctcagtgtgggaagagtttcagtcTGGTAGGAAACCTTAAGCGACACCAGCTATCCCACACAGTAGAGAAGCCTTACTGTTGCTCTcattgtgggaagagtttcagtcAATCATCAGCTTTAAAGAAACACCAGAGAACTCACACAGGATAA
- the LOC110487197 gene encoding gastrula zinc finger protein XlCGF17.1-like, with amino-acid sequence MDCYTSFYEPEELRRHTCRPHPCSDCRGSFICTTHLKSKQTQKRRKVYSCGQCGKRFQTPSKLKTHQRTHTGEKPYHCSVCGKCFGQSNQLKTHQRTHTGQKPYHCSQCGKSFSWLHSLKTHQITHTGERPYHCSQCGKRFSLVGNLKRHHLTHTVEKPYRCSHCGKSFSQLHHLKTHQLIHTGEKPYHCSQCGKSFSHPKDLKSHQRTHTGEKPFHCSQCGKSFSQLSTLKKHQLTHTGEKPYHCSQCGKRFTRLYQLKAHQITHTEEKPYHCSQCGDSFTSAYFLKKHQLIHTGEKPFHCSQCGKNFSHSSTLKTHQITHSGEKPHHCSQCGKSFGHSSTLKTHQITHSGEKPHHCSQCGKSFSQSSTLKKHQRTHTGGKLCHQS; translated from the coding sequence ATGGACTGCTACACTAGTTTCTATGAGCCAGAGGAGTTGAGAAGGCACACTTGTAGGCCCCACCCCTGCTCAGATTGCAGAGGCAGCTTTATTTGTACAACTCACCTCAAATCAAAACAGACTCAAAAAAGGAGGAAGGTGTACTcatgtggtcaatgtgggaagagatttcaAACACCAAGCAAACTCAAGACGCACCAGagaactcacacaggagagaagccataccACTGCTCTGTTTGTGGGAAGTGTTTCGGTCAGTCGAACCAACTAAAGACACACCAGAGAACTCACACAGGAcagaagccttatcactgctctcagtgtggaaagagtttcagtTGGTTACACAGCCTGAAGACACACCAGATAACTCACACAGGGGAGAGGCCTTACCACTGCTCGCAGTGTGGAAAGCGTTTCAGTCTGGTAGGAAACCTAAAGAGACACCACCTAACCCACACAGTAGAGAAGCCTTACCGCTGTTCTcattgtgggaagagtttcagtcAGTTACACCATCTAAAGACACACCAGttaattcacacaggagagaagccatatcACTGctctcaatgtgggaagagtttcagtcATCCAAAAGACTTAAAGTCGCACCAGagaactcacacaggagagaagccattccactgctcccaatgtggaaagagtttcagtCAGTTATCAACTCTGAAAAAACACCAGctaactcacacaggagagaagccttaccactgctctcaaTGTGGGAAGCGTTTCACCAGGTTATATCAACTGAAGGCACACCAGATAACGCACACAGAAgagaaaccttaccactgctctcaATGTGGTGATAGTTTCACCAGTGCATATTTCCTAAAGAAACACCAGCTAATTCACACGGGTGAAAAGCCattccactgctcccagtgtgggaagAATTTCAGTCATTCATCAACTTTGAAGACACATCAGATAACTCACTCAGGAGAGAAGCCTcaccactgctctcagtgtgggaagagttttggtcaTTCATCAACTCTCAAGACACATCAGATAACTCACTCAGGAGAGAAGCCTcaccactgctctcagtgtgggaagagtttcagcCAGTCATCAACTTTGAAGAAACATCAGAGAACTCACACAGGAGGAAAGCTGTGTCATCAGAGCTGA